One part of the Acuticoccus sediminis genome encodes these proteins:
- a CDS encoding IS630 family transposase encodes MLLTADGHGTYAIMAATGKSKTSVWRWQERFAADGIEGLPSDKFRAPGKAPVAPAKVAEVVRMTHEPPPHEALHWTARALARAVSLGVITVQQIWAAHGVAPHRWRTFKLSRDPAFVEKLRDVVGLTWRRRHPTVVLSIDETSQIQALDRTPPVLPLKRSRGATMTHDYTRKGTMTLFTVLNETGGLPALWSGLGGPPPSARIAAGLAVGVVSDSGMTGLPSWPVFFSEPTRLLNLLHVGTDCPGSLKPMSQAAKTGSIGGSHQGGAFAGPAFE; translated from the coding sequence GTGCTGCTGACGGCCGATGGGCACGGCACCTACGCGATCATGGCGGCGACGGGCAAGAGCAAGACCAGCGTCTGGCGATGGCAGGAGCGGTTCGCCGCGGACGGCATCGAGGGTCTGCCCTCGGACAAGTTCCGGGCGCCAGGCAAGGCACCGGTGGCCCCCGCCAAGGTGGCCGAGGTGGTGCGAATGACCCATGAGCCGCCGCCCCACGAGGCGCTCCACTGGACGGCACGGGCCCTGGCCAGGGCTGTGTCGCTCGGCGTCATCACAGTGCAGCAGATCTGGGCCGCGCACGGCGTCGCCCCCCATCGCTGGCGCACCTTCAAGCTCTCCCGTGACCCCGCCTTCGTGGAGAAGCTGCGTGATGTCGTGGGGCTTACGTGGCGCCGCCGGCACCCCACCGTGGTGCTGTCGATCGACGAGACGAGCCAGATCCAGGCGCTCGACCGCACCCCACCTGTCCTGCCGCTGAAGAGGAGCCGCGGCGCCACCATGACGCACGACTACACACGCAAGGGCACCATGACGCTGTTCACCGTGCTCAACGAGACTGGGGGCCTCCCTGCCCTTTGGAGTGGCCTCGGCGGGCCTCCGCCGTCGGCACGAATTGCAGCGGGGCTTGCCGTGGGCGTAGTGTCTGATTCCGGCATGACAGGATTGCCGTCATGGCCAGTCTTCTTCTCTGAGCCGACCCGGTTGCTCAACTTGCTCCATGTCGGGACCGACTGTCCCGGCAGCTTGAAGCCGATGAGTCAGGCCGCCAAGACCGGGAGCATCGGCGGCAGCCATCAAGGCGGTGCTTTTGCCGGCCCCGCCTTTGAGTGA